From Companilactobacillus heilongjiangensis, one genomic window encodes:
- the recJ gene encoding single-stranded-DNA-specific exonuclease RecJ: MLVGDGLTLINWEKRKNPTNEEITKFAAEKHVDRIVAELLLERDITDTADIETFLHSDSKELQDPFGLHDMDKALEIIDEAVQSEAKIAIYGDYDADGVTSTSIMKLTLQKLGNKPIFYIPDRFKDGYGPNMDRYKFLADQGIDLLITVDNGVSGKDEIKYMKDRGIKVIVTDHHDLPAELPEADAIVHPTIPGSEYICPYLSGAGVAFKIADALLGEDAMDLIDLAAIGTVADSVALKGENRVIVTEGLKQMKKNHHVGLTALLKKCKIKLSDISEEDIGFKIAPRINALGRLENASSGVELLTTGDESFAKEIVDETEDINSRRQELVQSAFADAQSQIAAQKDNGVLVLKGNDWHQGVLGIVASRAMDQENKPVLATQFDENSGVMKGSGRSPEGFNLFTALNKHNDLFMAFGGHAQACGFSIEEAQLDKLTELLQAEPKEQDFDPQAPVIKDYDLNLKIEDLNMDLIKQIQQLAPFGMGNPKPVIKLSNVSLSQAKSIGKDGSHLKVNVTDNSRQVAAIGFGMFAQEQAMNTDICDVYGEIGINEWAGRKNLQLMLDDFQVSPEAKKIAGLKEIYLDYRNKRLSTSILNHFDSIVFFNEVYYEAAKRSNVQAKLIRYDEECDGKNILIYDRPHNLDLFKNFIKENNTQHTALFFHTDLTERYLKPDMIKMKTLLKYLYTHQNITMDGMDLVAKYLNLQKIDVDFYLKVFFELNFVKMVNGFVEKANASQQRELIESPTYLKRLQRNDVEKILIESNFDDLLSWMSDYDCHC, encoded by the coding sequence TTGTTAGTAGGTGATGGATTGACTTTAATAAATTGGGAAAAGCGTAAGAATCCCACAAATGAAGAAATAACCAAATTTGCAGCAGAAAAGCACGTTGATCGGATAGTAGCAGAATTGTTGCTGGAACGTGATATTACTGATACTGCAGATATTGAAACTTTTTTACATAGTGATTCCAAAGAGTTGCAGGATCCATTCGGATTGCACGATATGGATAAGGCGCTCGAAATAATCGATGAAGCCGTTCAATCTGAGGCAAAAATCGCTATTTATGGTGATTATGATGCCGATGGTGTCACGAGTACATCAATTATGAAGTTAACTTTACAAAAGTTGGGTAATAAGCCAATTTTCTACATTCCGGACCGTTTCAAAGATGGCTATGGTCCTAACATGGATCGTTATAAATTCTTGGCTGACCAAGGGATTGATTTATTAATAACTGTCGATAATGGTGTCAGCGGTAAGGATGAAATTAAGTATATGAAAGACCGTGGTATCAAGGTTATTGTGACTGATCACCATGATTTGCCAGCGGAATTGCCAGAAGCTGATGCTATCGTGCATCCAACGATTCCTGGTTCTGAATATATTTGTCCTTATTTATCTGGGGCCGGAGTGGCGTTCAAGATTGCGGATGCTTTACTCGGCGAAGATGCGATGGATTTGATTGATTTGGCTGCCATTGGGACTGTAGCTGATTCTGTGGCCTTAAAAGGTGAAAATCGGGTCATTGTAACCGAAGGCTTGAAACAGATGAAGAAGAACCATCATGTCGGTTTAACGGCACTGCTTAAGAAATGTAAAATCAAGCTTTCTGATATTAGCGAAGAAGATATTGGTTTCAAAATTGCGCCACGGATCAATGCTTTAGGGCGTTTGGAAAATGCTTCATCTGGGGTTGAATTGTTGACGACCGGTGATGAATCGTTCGCCAAAGAAATTGTTGATGAAACTGAAGATATCAACTCAAGACGCCAGGAATTAGTTCAGTCAGCCTTTGCTGATGCCCAGAGTCAAATTGCTGCGCAAAAAGATAATGGTGTGTTAGTTTTAAAAGGTAATGATTGGCACCAAGGAGTGTTGGGAATCGTTGCAAGTCGGGCAATGGATCAAGAAAATAAGCCGGTTTTAGCAACCCAATTCGATGAGAACAGTGGTGTGATGAAAGGTTCTGGCCGAAGTCCTGAAGGATTCAACTTGTTTACAGCTTTGAATAAGCATAATGATTTGTTCATGGCCTTTGGTGGACATGCCCAAGCTTGCGGATTCTCAATTGAAGAAGCACAGCTGGACAAATTAACTGAATTGTTGCAAGCAGAGCCTAAGGAACAAGATTTCGACCCTCAAGCGCCTGTTATTAAAGATTACGATTTAAATTTGAAAATTGAAGATTTGAATATGGATTTAATCAAACAGATTCAGCAATTAGCTCCGTTTGGAATGGGTAATCCTAAGCCAGTTATCAAGTTGAGCAATGTTTCTCTGAGCCAAGCCAAGTCAATTGGTAAAGATGGCAGTCATTTGAAAGTTAATGTGACCGATAATAGTCGTCAGGTTGCCGCAATTGGTTTTGGGATGTTTGCTCAAGAGCAGGCTATGAATACTGATATTTGTGATGTTTATGGTGAAATTGGTATCAACGAGTGGGCTGGCCGCAAGAATTTGCAGTTGATGCTTGATGATTTCCAAGTTTCACCAGAAGCTAAAAAGATTGCTGGATTGAAAGAAATTTATTTGGATTATCGTAATAAGAGACTTTCAACTTCAATTTTGAATCATTTTGACAGCATTGTCTTCTTTAATGAAGTTTATTATGAAGCAGCCAAACGTTCGAATGTTCAAGCTAAGCTGATTCGATATGATGAAGAGTGTGACGGCAAGAATATTTTGATCTATGATCGACCACATAATTTAGATTTATTCAAAAATTTTATAAAAGAAAATAATACTCAACATACAGCGTTATTTTTCCATACCGATTTGACGGAAAGATATTTAAAGCCTGATATGATTAAGATGAAAACGCTTTTGAAGTATTTATACACTCATCAAAATATCACGATGGATGGAATGGATTTAGTTGCAAAGTACCTAAATTTACAAAAAATCGACGTAGATTTTTATTTAAAAGTGTTTTTTGAGTTAAATTTTGTTAAAATGGTAAATGGCTTTGTTGAAAAAGCTAATGCTTCACAACAACGCGAATTGATTGAATCTCCGACTTATTTGAAGAGGTTACAACGCAATGATGTTGAAAAAATATTAATTGAATCCAACTTTGACGATCTCTTGTCCTGGATGAGTGATTACGATTGCCATTGTTAG
- the lepA gene encoding translation elongation factor 4 encodes MDLDLDKLKERQKRIRNFSIVAHIDHGKSTIADRILERTKTISKRDMKAQVLDDMDLERERGITIKLNAVELEYEAKDGQTYIFHLIDTPGHVDFSYEVSRSLAACEGALLVVDAAQGVEAQTLANAYLAVDNDLEIVPVINKIDLPSAEPDKVKEEIEETIGIDAESSILMSAKTGVGVDELLERIVSDVPAPEGDLDKPLKALIFDSVYDSYRGVVLDVRVREGVVKVGDTIELMSNKKTFEVTEVGVMSPKAVKRDYLMAGDVGYITASIKTVKDTQVGDTVTLADNPTDEPLTGYRKSTPMVYAGLYPVDNAKYEDLHEALDKLQLNDAALEYEPETSQALGFGFRVGFLGLLHMDVVQERLERDFDLELITTSPSVDYHVTTTDGNEVVVDNPAELPDASEIKEVREPFVRAEIMVPEDFVGPVMELCQHKRGEFVTMDYLDKYRVNVIYKLPLLEIIFDFFDDLKSSTKGYASLDYDVEDYEPSELVKMDILLNGEPIDALSFIVHKDFAQKRGRDIVSKLKEVIPRQMFEVPIQAAIGNKVVARANVKAYRKDVTAKLYGGDRTRRDKLLNKQKEGKKRMKEIGRVSVPQEAFMAVLNLNRGKDDSK; translated from the coding sequence ATGGATTTAGACCTCGATAAGTTAAAAGAAAGACAAAAAAGAATTCGTAATTTTTCTATCGTAGCGCATATCGATCATGGTAAATCAACGATTGCTGATCGAATTTTGGAAAGAACTAAAACAATATCAAAACGTGACATGAAAGCTCAAGTTCTGGATGACATGGACTTGGAACGTGAACGTGGTATTACAATCAAATTGAATGCGGTAGAACTTGAATATGAAGCAAAAGATGGACAGACTTACATCTTCCATTTAATCGATACCCCAGGACACGTGGACTTCTCGTATGAAGTTTCTCGTTCTTTGGCTGCCTGTGAGGGAGCTTTGTTAGTTGTTGATGCCGCCCAAGGTGTTGAAGCTCAGACATTAGCTAATGCTTATTTGGCCGTTGATAATGACCTAGAAATCGTGCCAGTAATCAACAAAATCGATTTACCTTCTGCTGAACCAGACAAGGTTAAGGAAGAAATTGAAGAGACAATCGGTATCGATGCTGAATCGTCAATTTTGATGAGTGCTAAAACTGGTGTCGGTGTGGATGAATTGTTGGAAAGAATCGTTTCTGACGTGCCAGCTCCAGAAGGTGACCTCGATAAACCACTTAAGGCTTTGATTTTTGATTCAGTCTATGACAGTTACCGCGGCGTTGTGTTGGACGTACGTGTCCGTGAAGGCGTTGTAAAGGTCGGAGACACGATTGAATTGATGAGTAATAAGAAGACCTTTGAAGTCACAGAAGTCGGTGTGATGTCTCCTAAGGCTGTTAAACGTGATTACTTGATGGCTGGGGATGTAGGTTATATCACTGCTAGTATCAAGACAGTTAAAGATACGCAAGTTGGTGATACTGTCACATTAGCTGATAATCCGACCGACGAACCTTTGACTGGTTATCGTAAGAGTACGCCAATGGTTTATGCCGGACTTTATCCAGTTGATAATGCTAAATATGAAGATTTACATGAAGCTTTGGACAAATTACAACTCAATGATGCAGCCCTAGAATATGAACCTGAAACTTCACAAGCGTTAGGCTTTGGTTTCCGTGTTGGTTTCTTAGGACTATTGCACATGGATGTTGTTCAAGAACGTTTGGAACGTGACTTTGACCTTGAGTTGATCACAACTTCACCATCTGTTGATTATCATGTTACAACGACTGATGGCAATGAAGTTGTCGTGGATAACCCAGCTGAGTTACCAGATGCATCTGAGATCAAAGAAGTCCGTGAACCATTCGTTAGGGCTGAAATAATGGTACCTGAGGACTTTGTTGGACCAGTCATGGAACTTTGCCAACATAAGCGTGGCGAGTTCGTGACAATGGATTATTTGGACAAATATCGTGTTAACGTTATTTACAAGTTGCCATTGTTGGAAATCATTTTCGACTTCTTCGATGATCTGAAATCAAGTACTAAAGGTTACGCTTCATTGGATTATGATGTTGAAGATTACGAACCAAGTGAATTGGTTAAGATGGATATCTTACTTAACGGCGAACCAATTGATGCTTTGAGCTTTATCGTTCACAAAGATTTTGCTCAAAAACGTGGTCGTGACATTGTTTCCAAGTTGAAAGAAGTAATTCCTAGACAGATGTTTGAAGTTCCTATTCAAGCTGCAATTGGAAATAAAGTTGTTGCCCGTGCTAACGTTAAGGCTTATCGAAAGGATGTTACTGCCAAACTTTATGGTGGTGATAGAACTCGTCGTGATAAGTTACTTAACAAGCAAAAAGAAGGTAAGAAACGTATGAAGGAAATTGGTCGTGTTTCTGTGCCACAAGAAGCCTTCATGGCTGTTTTGAACCTTAACCGTGGTAAGGACGATAGTAAATAG
- a CDS encoding adenine phosphoribosyltransferase: MDIDFKKYVANVQDFPEPGVLFRDISPLMADGKAYAAATDKIVEYAKSRGAEMIAGPEARGFIVGCPVAYKMGIGFAPARKKGKLPRETVSVSYDLEYGQASLYMQKDAIKPGQKVLVVDDLMATGGTLAATIKLIEKLGGIVVGTAFLIELTDLHGRDKIKGYDMFTLMQY; this comes from the coding sequence ATGGATATTGATTTTAAGAAATATGTTGCTAATGTTCAAGATTTTCCAGAACCTGGTGTACTATTTCGAGATATTTCACCATTAATGGCTGATGGTAAAGCATACGCTGCAGCAACCGATAAGATTGTTGAATATGCCAAAAGCCGAGGTGCAGAAATGATTGCTGGTCCTGAAGCACGTGGTTTCATCGTGGGATGTCCAGTGGCATACAAGATGGGCATTGGTTTCGCTCCTGCTCGTAAAAAGGGTAAGTTGCCTCGTGAAACTGTTTCGGTTTCGTATGACCTCGAATATGGTCAAGCTTCACTTTACATGCAAAAAGACGCTATCAAACCCGGCCAAAAGGTTTTAGTAGTGGACGATTTGATGGCAACCGGTGGTACTTTAGCTGCCACAATCAAGTTGATTGAAAAGTTAGGCGGTATCGTAGTTGGGACTGCTTTCTTGATCGAATTAACTGATTTGCATGGTCGCGATAAAATTAAAGGGTATGACATGTTTACTCTGATGCAATATTAA
- the dnaJ gene encoding molecular chaperone DnaJ, translating to MADKNPYDVLGVDKNASDDDIRKAFRKLSKKYHPDLNKAPDAEAKFKEVNAAYEILKDPQKRAQYDQYGSAGMNGGQGGFGGFGGGAGSDQFGGFEDIFSQFFGGGGAARQNPNAPRQGSDLQYRMDLTFEEGVFGKKTNISYNREEECSTCDGSGAKPGTHPETCSKCHGSGFVEVDRQTPLGRMRTRVVCDVCNGTGKEIKEKCNICHGSGKVNEKHELKVTVPAGVEDGQQMRLDGQGEAGTNGGPYGDLYIVFHVAPSKEFRRDGSTIYASVNISFPQATLGDDIKVNTVHGPVQLNIPSGTQTGTTFRLRGKGAPVLNSKSIGDEKVTVNIVTPRKLSGEQRSALKKFAEAGGDKVKEKDSNFFNKIKDAFNG from the coding sequence ATGGCAGATAAAAATCCATATGACGTACTCGGCGTTGATAAGAACGCTTCTGATGACGATATAAGAAAGGCATTCCGGAAACTTTCTAAAAAGTATCACCCCGACTTGAATAAAGCCCCTGATGCTGAAGCTAAGTTTAAGGAAGTTAATGCAGCCTACGAAATATTAAAAGACCCGCAAAAACGTGCTCAATATGATCAATATGGTTCTGCTGGTATGAATGGTGGTCAAGGTGGATTTGGCGGCTTCGGTGGTGGAGCTGGCTCTGATCAATTTGGTGGATTTGAAGATATCTTCAGCCAATTCTTCGGTGGCGGCGGCGCTGCTCGTCAAAATCCTAATGCCCCAAGACAAGGTTCCGACTTACAATATCGCATGGATTTAACTTTTGAAGAGGGAGTTTTCGGTAAGAAGACTAACATTTCCTACAATCGTGAAGAAGAATGTTCAACTTGTGATGGCTCTGGTGCAAAGCCGGGCACACATCCTGAGACATGTTCGAAGTGTCATGGTTCTGGTTTTGTTGAAGTCGATCGTCAAACTCCACTTGGCCGTATGCGTACAAGAGTTGTTTGTGATGTCTGCAATGGTACTGGTAAAGAAATCAAAGAAAAGTGCAACATTTGCCACGGTTCAGGTAAGGTAAATGAAAAGCACGAACTTAAGGTTACTGTTCCAGCTGGTGTTGAAGATGGACAACAAATGCGTCTTGATGGTCAAGGTGAAGCCGGAACAAACGGTGGACCTTATGGTGACTTGTACATCGTCTTTCACGTTGCTCCAAGCAAGGAGTTCAGACGTGACGGATCAACAATTTATGCATCAGTAAATATCAGTTTCCCACAAGCTACATTAGGTGATGATATCAAAGTCAACACAGTTCATGGACCTGTACAATTGAATATCCCTAGTGGTACTCAAACAGGTACAACCTTCAGACTTCGTGGTAAAGGTGCTCCAGTTCTAAACAGCAAGAGTATCGGTGACGAAAAAGTTACAGTTAATATCGTTACACCTCGTAAGTTGTCAGGCGAACAACGCAGTGCTTTGAAGAAATTCGCTGAAGCTGGTGGCGACAAGGTTAAAGAAAAAGATAGTAATTTTTTCAATAAAATAAAAGATGCTTTTAATGGCTAA
- a CDS encoding dihydrolipoyl dehydrogenase family protein, translating into MEKFDTIVIGAGPAGLAAAHNLKSNGQNVAIVENNLWGGTCPNRGCDPKKVLLSGVEARDRIAQLQGKGFDELPNVNWKELEAFKETFTDPVSKGSRDGIVNAGITAIDGQPKFISENEIVVNGQDHYQAGKFIIATGQRPSYLNIKGKEHLLSSTDFLSLKKMPEDITIIGAGYIAFEMATIANATGAKVHVIHHNDHPLKGFNEGYALELVKQLEAKGVDFNFNVDTQAIEQQADGRYSITADGFELTTDLVIGATGRIANTDFLDFEKAGVEYTRHGVVVNAKLQSTNKNIYAIGDVVDTKQPKLTPVGGFEANYVSDILTGKTDKDLELPLIPTVVYGSPKLAKVGVQEGAEVVDQDVTGWFTYSHTNDPKAKIRIVLNDKSEIIGATLLSNNADSLINLLTMAIKDHMTHEDVIKQIMAYPTAASDLEYLF; encoded by the coding sequence ATGGAAAAATTTGATACGATTGTTATTGGTGCCGGTCCTGCTGGGTTGGCTGCTGCTCATAATTTGAAGAGTAATGGGCAAAATGTTGCTATTGTGGAAAATAACCTTTGGGGTGGGACTTGTCCTAATCGTGGTTGTGATCCTAAAAAGGTACTTTTGAGTGGTGTTGAAGCACGTGATCGAATTGCACAGTTGCAAGGTAAAGGCTTTGATGAACTTCCAAATGTTAATTGGAAAGAACTTGAGGCTTTTAAAGAGACATTTACTGATCCTGTTTCTAAAGGCAGTCGAGATGGTATCGTTAATGCCGGTATTACAGCTATTGATGGACAACCCAAGTTTATTTCTGAAAATGAAATTGTTGTCAATGGACAAGACCATTACCAAGCTGGTAAATTTATTATTGCGACTGGTCAACGTCCTAGTTACTTGAATATCAAGGGAAAAGAACACTTGTTATCAAGTACTGATTTCTTATCACTGAAGAAGATGCCAGAGGATATTACAATTATCGGTGCCGGATACATTGCCTTTGAAATGGCCACGATTGCGAATGCCACAGGTGCTAAAGTGCATGTCATTCATCATAATGACCATCCTTTGAAGGGCTTCAATGAGGGTTATGCCTTGGAATTGGTTAAGCAACTAGAGGCTAAAGGTGTTGATTTCAATTTTAATGTTGATACACAAGCGATTGAACAACAAGCTGATGGTCGCTATTCTATAACCGCAGATGGTTTTGAATTAACAACCGATTTGGTGATTGGTGCGACTGGACGTATTGCTAATACTGACTTTTTAGATTTTGAAAAAGCTGGCGTTGAGTATACTCGTCACGGTGTCGTTGTTAATGCCAAATTGCAGTCGACTAATAAAAATATTTATGCTATCGGGGATGTTGTCGATACTAAACAGCCTAAGTTGACTCCAGTAGGTGGATTTGAAGCAAATTATGTCAGTGATATTTTGACTGGTAAAACTGATAAAGATTTGGAGTTGCCATTGATTCCAACTGTTGTCTATGGCAGTCCTAAATTGGCTAAAGTCGGTGTACAAGAAGGTGCCGAAGTGGTTGATCAGGATGTTACTGGTTGGTTTACATATAGCCATACTAACGACCCTAAAGCTAAGATCAGAATTGTTTTGAACGATAAGTCAGAAATTATCGGGGCAACTTTACTTAGCAACAATGCTGATAGTTTGATTAATTTATTGACTATGGCAATTAAAGATCACATGACTCATGAGGATGTTATTAAGCAAATTATGGCTTATCCGACTGCTGCTAGTGATTTGGAATATTTATTTTAA
- a CDS encoding class A sortase, with the protein MKKFFSIFGTIILLLVALALIFNQPIKEYAVKRISNQNLTTLTAKKAKENSKKKGQFDFNKVKPISASQVAKASVNNDAAVIGKMAVPSVNLRLPIVVGLSDNALSTGGGTMKENEKMGKSNYALAGHYMTNKGALFSPLENAQIGDLAYITDMKRVYTYKIYFKKIVPPTAVYLLDDVQNQSILTLITCADGGTNRWALQGSLVSSQPANKGTLAVFS; encoded by the coding sequence ATGAAGAAATTCTTTTCAATTTTTGGAACCATCATTTTATTATTGGTGGCTTTAGCTTTGATCTTTAATCAACCGATTAAAGAATATGCAGTCAAACGGATTTCTAATCAAAATTTGACGACATTAACGGCTAAGAAAGCCAAAGAGAACTCGAAGAAAAAGGGTCAATTTGACTTTAATAAGGTTAAACCAATTTCAGCTAGTCAAGTTGCGAAAGCTTCAGTCAACAATGATGCTGCTGTCATCGGAAAAATGGCCGTTCCTTCAGTTAACTTGCGTTTGCCAATCGTTGTTGGTTTGAGTGACAATGCTCTATCAACTGGTGGTGGCACGATGAAGGAAAATGAAAAAATGGGCAAGTCCAATTATGCTTTGGCTGGTCATTATATGACGAATAAAGGTGCCTTGTTCTCGCCACTGGAAAATGCTCAAATTGGTGACTTAGCTTACATTACCGATATGAAACGTGTCTATACTTATAAAATTTACTTCAAGAAGATTGTACCGCCGACAGCTGTTTATCTGCTAGACGATGTGCAAAATCAAAGTATTTTAACACTGATTACTTGTGCTGATGGTGGGACTAACCGTTGGGCTCTGCAAGGTTCATTGGTAAGTAGTCAACCAGCCAATAAAGGTACTTTAGCAGTCTTTTCTTAA
- the galE gene encoding UDP-glucose 4-epimerase GalE → MSILVLGGAGYIGSHTVDHLCELGYDVIVADNLSTGHVQAINEKAKFYEGDVRDKEFLIKLFQNETITDVIHFAAFSIVPESMKDPLKYFDNNTYGMITLLQVMHNFGVKHIVFSSTAATYGEPKQIPIKETDPTVPTNPYGESKLAMEKIMHWCDVAYGIKFVALRYFNVGGAKPDGSIGEDHNPETHLIPVVLQVAAGQRDELTIFGDDYDTKDGTNVRDYVHVEDLAEAHRLAMEYLRADNDSNVFNLGSSNGFSNKEILEAARKATGKEIPAKIGPRRPGDPSTLIADSTKARTILKWQPKYDDVEKVISDAWNFKSKHLNGYEED, encoded by the coding sequence ATGAGCATTCTTGTTTTAGGTGGTGCCGGTTATATCGGTTCACACACTGTTGATCATCTTTGTGAACTCGGCTATGACGTCATTGTAGCAGATAATCTATCCACGGGTCACGTTCAAGCTATCAACGAAAAAGCTAAGTTTTACGAAGGTGATGTTCGTGATAAAGAATTTTTGATCAAATTATTCCAAAACGAAACTATCACTGATGTTATCCATTTTGCTGCATTTTCAATTGTTCCAGAATCAATGAAAGATCCGCTCAAATACTTTGATAACAACACTTATGGAATGATTACGCTCCTACAAGTGATGCACAACTTTGGTGTCAAACACATCGTCTTCTCATCAACCGCTGCCACTTACGGCGAGCCTAAACAAATTCCAATTAAGGAAACTGACCCAACCGTTCCAACTAACCCATATGGTGAAAGTAAGTTGGCAATGGAAAAGATCATGCATTGGTGTGACGTCGCTTACGGCATCAAGTTTGTTGCCTTGAGATACTTCAATGTTGGTGGTGCTAAGCCTGATGGTTCAATCGGTGAAGACCACAATCCTGAAACTCACTTGATTCCAGTTGTTCTTCAAGTAGCCGCTGGTCAACGTGACGAATTGACAATCTTTGGTGACGATTACGATACTAAAGATGGTACCAACGTTCGTGACTATGTCCACGTTGAAGACCTCGCTGAAGCTCACCGTTTAGCTATGGAATATTTACGTGCTGACAATGACAGCAATGTCTTTAACCTTGGCTCTTCAAATGGTTTCTCAAACAAAGAAATCCTTGAAGCTGCCAGAAAAGCTACTGGTAAGGAAATTCCTGCTAAAATTGGTCCTAGACGTCCCGGCGATCCAAGTACCTTGATTGCTGATTCAACTAAGGCTAGAACAATCCTTAAATGGCAACCTAAGTACGATGATGTTGAAAAAGTCATCAGCGATGCTTGGAATTTCAAATCTAAACATCTAAATGGTTATGAAGAAGATTAA
- the dnaK gene encoding molecular chaperone DnaK encodes MSKVIGIDLGTTNSAVAVLEGGSPKIITNPEGARTTPSVVAFKDGEIQVGEVAKRQAITNPDTVSSIKRHMGEAGYKVTVAGKSYTPQEISAFILQHIKKFSEDYLGEKVTDAVITVPAYFNDSQRQATKDAGKIAGLNVQRIVNEPTASALAYGLDNDKGDEKVLVYDLGGGTFDVSVLQLGDGVFEVLSTNGDTHLGGDDFDQKIIDWLVEQFKAKNGVDLGQDKMALQRLKDAAEKAKKDLSGVAQTSISLPFISSGANGPLHLEETLTRAKFDELTSDLVERTKIPVDNALKDANLTNSDIDKVILNGGSTRIPAVQDSVAKWTGKAPDHSINPDEAVALGAAIQGGVISGDVKDVVLLDVTPLSLGIETMGGVFTKLIDRNTTIPTSKSQVFSTAADNQSAVDIHVLQGERPMAADNKTLGRFQLTDIPAAPRGVPQIQVTFDIDKNGIVNVSAKDMGTNKEQKITIKSSSGLSDEEIDKMMKEAKEHEEEDNKRKEEVDVKNDVEQTLFATDKTLKDVKGKVSDDEIKKAQDARDALKKAQDSGDLEDMKKKRDDLNKIVQDLSVKLYQKAQEAQQANGANADGATGSTDGKKPKDDNTVDGDFSEVDPDKDKK; translated from the coding sequence ATGTCTAAAGTTATTGGTATTGATTTGGGTACTACAAACTCTGCTGTAGCCGTTCTTGAAGGTGGCTCTCCAAAGATTATTACTAATCCAGAAGGCGCAAGAACAACTCCTTCAGTTGTTGCCTTTAAAGATGGTGAAATTCAAGTTGGTGAAGTTGCAAAGAGACAAGCAATCACTAACCCAGATACAGTTTCATCAATCAAGCGTCACATGGGTGAAGCAGGTTACAAAGTTACTGTAGCCGGCAAGTCATACACACCACAAGAAATTTCAGCATTCATTTTGCAACACATCAAGAAGTTCTCAGAAGACTACTTAGGTGAAAAAGTTACAGATGCTGTTATCACAGTTCCTGCATACTTCAATGATTCACAAAGACAAGCTACAAAGGATGCCGGTAAGATTGCTGGTTTGAATGTTCAACGTATCGTTAACGAACCAACAGCTTCAGCACTTGCTTATGGTCTAGATAATGATAAGGGTGACGAAAAAGTCCTTGTTTATGACCTTGGTGGTGGTACATTTGATGTTTCTGTACTTCAATTGGGCGATGGCGTCTTCGAAGTACTTTCAACAAATGGTGATACACATCTTGGTGGTGATGACTTTGACCAAAAGATTATCGATTGGTTAGTTGAACAATTCAAGGCTAAGAATGGCGTTGATTTGGGTCAAGACAAGATGGCTTTACAACGTTTGAAGGATGCTGCTGAAAAGGCTAAGAAGGACTTATCAGGTGTTGCTCAAACATCAATCAGTCTTCCATTTATTTCATCAGGTGCCAATGGTCCACTTCACTTGGAAGAAACTTTGACACGTGCTAAATTCGATGAATTGACATCAGACCTTGTTGAAAGAACAAAGATTCCTGTTGACAACGCATTGAAGGATGCTAACTTAACAAACTCTGACATTGACAAAGTTATCTTAAATGGTGGTTCAACACGTATTCCTGCTGTTCAAGATTCTGTTGCTAAGTGGACTGGTAAAGCACCAGATCACTCAATCAACCCTGACGAAGCCGTTGCTTTAGGTGCTGCTATTCAAGGTGGTGTTATCTCTGGTGATGTTAAGGATGTTGTTTTACTTGATGTTACACCTCTATCACTTGGTATCGAAACAATGGGTGGTGTCTTCACTAAGTTGATCGATAGAAATACAACTATCCCAACAAGCAAGTCACAAGTATTCTCAACTGCTGCTGATAACCAAAGTGCTGTTGATATTCACGTCTTACAAGGTGAACGTCCAATGGCTGCTGATAACAAGACATTAGGTCGTTTCCAATTGACTGATATTCCTGCTGCACCTCGTGGCGTACCACAAATCCAAGTTACATTCGATATCGATAAGAACGGTATTGTTAATGTATCTGCTAAAGATATGGGTACTAACAAGGAACAAAAGATTACTATCAAGAGTTCATCAGGCTTGAGCGATGAAGAAATCGACAAGATGATGAAGGAAGCTAAGGAACACGAAGAAGAAGATAACAAACGTAAGGAAGAGGTTGACGTTAAGAACGACGTTGAACAAACATTGTTCGCTACTGACAAGACTCTAAAAGACGTTAAGGGTAAAGTTTCTGACGATGAAATCAAGAAAGCTCAAGATGCTCGTGATGCTTTGAAGAAAGCTCAAGACTCTGGTGACCTTGAAGACATGAAGAAGAAACGTGACGATTTGAATAAGATTGTTCAAGACCTTTCTGTTAAACTTTATCAAAAGGCTCAAGAAGCACAACAAGCTAACGGTGCAAATGCCGATGGCGCAACTGGTTCAACTGATGGCAAGAAACCTAAAGACGACAATACCGTTGACGGCGACTTCTCAGAAGTAGATCCTGATAAAGATAAGAAATAA